The Methanococcus voltae PS genomic interval TGAAATACATACATTTATTTTATAAATTCTCCTCATATCGACATTTATATTTAAAAATATATATTTTATAGTAGTTACAACCAAAACTAAAGGATATAATCCGTTAAATCAATAAATTATATATAGATAAATAACAATACATAATAATACTTTCAATTCCGCATATTTTTTAATAAATATGGTAACTTACCCCTAAATTCTGACAATATCATCCACAAACGGAAATATCGGTCTTACGTATCGGTAAATCGAATTGAAAATAACTTAGAAATAAATTAATTAGTGGAAAAATTAATTAGATGTCCCATGAATTAAATATCAAATATGCAATTAACTATTTGGTTATTTGTCATATGATTTGTTGTAAGATGCCAAATTTTAATTGCAAAATAGAAATGACACCCCCAAATAGCATATGAATAAATATGGCTATAAACGTGTCCGTAATCTTAAATCATAGCGATTAAATTAGATAGGTGGACTAGAATGCAATATAGGTTAGATATTGTAGAAACAGATTATTATTTAGGTTTAATAGATAAATACGATACTTTTGTAGAGTGTATCGTACGAAATCCTGAAATTAAAGAATACTTTTCTGAATTAATGACCAAAATTGCAAGTTGCATGAGATTATTTGAAAACTTGTCCTTGCTTTATAAAGGTCATATTGCAGATTTCAAAGTTTCGAAGAGCAATAACTACGCTTTATATTATTTAGAGACCTTCGAAGGCTTAATGGATGAAAAAAGCCATACTTCAAAAATATTGGAGTATAAAAGGGTTGAAGAAAATACGCACTATATTATATCTGGAAAATTTGTAGAAAAAGCCCCTCAAACTCATAAATTCCAAATATTAAATCACATTGCTAATTATTTGATAAAAATAGTTTGTAAAATTAACAAAATCAAAGAATTTGATGAAAATGGCTTTGAAAATTTGAAAGAATTGTTTGATAGTGGCAAGTGTAAAATTTCTATGGAATATATGTATTAAATAATTTAAAATAATATTTGTAAATAGTAATTGTAAAGTATTATATAACTTTAAAATAGTGTTTATATAGTTATTACGTATTAATCTTGTATTAATACTGCATAATGGTGCAAATATTGCTTAATACCAGCATAAACAGAAATTAATAACCGATACGTACTTAATATAATAAATAAATAGTAAAATTTACCAAATAACTATTTTTAACTTTATGCATATTTAAAAATAATTTAACAAAGTTAATAAAATTCAATAATAAACATATATCTATTTTGTAAAATTTCACCCTTTGCCAAATATCTTTGGAAATATAATTAGCATATAACCCCGAATAAAAATAGGATAGTTACATATAAATATTATAAAATATTATATAGTAAAAAAGTTAAAAAATTAATCAAATAAGAGTCTTTTAATAATATTTGCTTTTAAAAATTCAACGAGCTTTATTAGGTAATAATTTATTAATATGTACATTATTAATCAATAATTAATAAAGATAAATGAATTCGTTGCACACTCATTATTTGAAATGATTTGCATTTCAATAGCTTGAACTATCTGATATGTTTTATAGTTAAATTAACCGAATAGACCTTTCGGGGTTAATTAGTTGGTTGGCTTTAAATATGTGCGGATACGTTGGCTCTTTTATGATAATAAGAAAACACTGGTAGATACATCTATCAAAAAATATAGAAACTGTAATAAAATACGTAAAAATACGTAAAAATACAACTAATCAAAAATAAACACTATTAAGGTGAAAATATGGCTGGAACAAAACCATCTGAATTAGGAGCATTGAAAGAAGGACAATACGTAGTTATTGACGGTATCGCATGTAGAGTTGTAGGTACAGCTCACTCAAAACCTGGTAAACACGGTGGTGCAAAAGTAAGATTAACCGCTATGGGCATCTTTGAACCTACCAAAAAAGAACACGTTGGACCTGCAAGCTCAAGAATCGACGTTCCACTTATCGACAAAAGAAAAGGACAGATTTTAGCACTTGTTGGAGAAGACCAAGTTCAATTAATGGATTTAGAAACATATGAAACATTAGAATTAGATATGCCTTCAGATGTTCCAGGTATCGAAAGCGGTGTAGAAGTAGAATACTTCGAAGCTATGGGTAGATACAAAATCACAAGAGTTATCAGCAAATAATTAAGCACAATAACTCTAAAAATCTAATTCATACTTTTATATTCTCATACTTTTTTAAAAATAAGTTATTTTATAATAATTTATAATAATTTATAATAATTTATAGTAATTATTAATAATGTTTTAATAGTATAATTTTATTATAGTGTAATACTTTAGAATAAAACAATTAATAAATTTAAAATTAAAATTAAAACTTGTTATTTAAAATATTTAAAATAATTACAATATTTAAAAGTGTTAGTTAAGTTAATTAATTATTTAATTTGCGAGAGGATTAAATGTTTGAAAATATAATTACTGACTTACCATCTTCTTTAATGGCTTTGGTAATTTTAACCCTCGTTATAAACTGGGGCTCTTCAAAACTCGGCGATAGTTTACATACGCTAGGTGTTAAACTACATATCCCAGATTCGGTTAGGGGTGCAACTTTCGATGCAGTAAGTTCCTCATTTCCTGAATTGGTAACTGCATTAGTTGCAGTTTTAGTTTACAACCAATTTTCAGATGTAGGTTTATCAACGGTAGCAGGTTCTGCTATTTTTAACATATTAATAATACCAATGTTCTCGATATTCTTCTATAAGGCTGCTGTAACTAGTAAAAACAGTAAAGCCAACATTAACAAAGATGACGATGACGATAACGATGGCAATAATAATAATGACACGATTAAGGTTGAGAAAAAAACAATTTTAAGAGATACATTATTCTATATATTATCCATTGGTGCTTTGATATTTTTCACATTGCAAGGACAATATACCGCTTTTTCAGGTTATGTTTTGATAGCCATATATTTAGCGTATTTAGTAGTACTATACTCACAATTTAAATCTCATAAAAAAGAAATGCAACAATCAATCCAAAATGGAGAATATTGTGACGAAGAATGTGAATTAGAAGAAGATACAACTTATTCAGAAATTATGTTCTGGATAACTGCAGGAATTTTTATAATTTGGTTCGCTATTGATGGATTGGTTCAGGCTGCAATTACGTTATCGAGTATATTAAGCATACCTGTGTTTATTACCTCGGTTATCATAGTAGCTGCTTGTACATCGATACCTGATACAATATTATCTGTCAATTCTGCTAAGCGTGGGGATGCTGATGGTGCAATAGCTAATGCGATAGGTTCCAATATATTCGATATTTGTATTTGTTTGGGTTTACCGATGATTATTGCGGGGGCAGTTTTACCAGTGAACCCTTCGGACAGTTTGGGAGTTTTAGCCTTTGTAGTAATCTCAATGGTAACTACTTCAGGGCTTTTATTGAAAAACAAGATAACAAAAAAAGACGCATATTTAATGTTCTTTGTATATTTGTTATTTATTGCATATATTGTTGCAAAAACTTTCAACATAATTCAAATTTAAAATACCCTATAATACATTATAATATCTAAAAATACGTTAAAATAATATAAGTAATATAAATAAGTTATATAATTTAAAATAATATAGAATAATTTAAAATACCGATAATTATTCCAATTTTTTTAAATTTTAATACGTTTATTAAAATATAATATTATTTTGAAATATCGAATATGAAACTATTATATAATAGTACTAACATATAGATACATACCGGACGGTAGGTAGATAGGCATGAATAATCTTAAATTAGAGAAAAATCAGAATGCAGATACGAGAGAAATAATACTACAAAATGCTACAGAATTATTTTTAAATAATGGGTATGATAGAACTTCCTTAAACGAGATTGCAAAATCTTCAGGAATTACAAAAGGGGGCATTTATCATTACTACAGCAGTAAAGAAAAATTGCATGACGCAGTTATAGAATATATTTTTTCAAAGTTATTTAACCCATTATTGGAAGATATAAAAAAAGAAAAATCTTTTAAAAGAATTATCGAGATAGCTTTAAATTTAGATGAAGAATATGAAGAACCAAAAACTCTTTGGGATAAATACAAATATTTAAAACTTTTTATTGATTATTTAGAGAAAACTCCTAAATCTCTTAAAGAAATTGATACAAAATACAATGAACTTCATAGAATAATTGAAAAAAAATTTATTGAAGCTCAGAATAGCGGTCAAATTAAATCAGAAATTAATCCTGTAAAATTCACCGTAAAGTTATTTTCAATTGTGACAGGTTTAAGACATGAATCAAATCGACCCGATATCGAAAAATATATTAGCGAATTAAAAAAAGAATTTGCAAAAGAATTATGGGATTCCATAAAAATTAAATAATTTTCCAAAAATATAGTTAAATATTTTATAATTAGCATGTGTGTTCTTTTAATTATCTTTTTTATTTTTTATCTTATTTTTTAATTTATTATTTTAATATATTACTTTTATTTTTACTTTTTATTTTTACTTTTTATTTTTACTTTTTAATTGGATAATAAACTTCATTATTGATAGTATAATTGTATTAATAGGTTTTGGATTAAATTAAATTGTCAAAAGTATATCTATTAGAACGTACTATCTTGTCACCTGCTTCGTTAGCAAATTATAAAATAAACTTTAAAATTTACGCAAAATTAAAAACATGATACATGGGACAGATTTACATACCGGAAGGTCGGTAGGTTTATATAGTAGATAATACACATACCTACTGGTAGGTATTACAATATCACATTTGATATTGGTGATTAAATGATAAAAAAAGTACTTGGCAAGATAGCTCATATTTCGGAAAAGAGACCATTCATGGTTGTTGCTATCGTAATGCTTATAACAATTTTTATGAGCATCATGGCAGGAAATGTCAAGACTGAAACTGGCTATGAATCAATGTTACCAGACGATAACCCCGTCATACAAGCACTTGATGATGTAAGGGATAAATTTGGAGGTAGCAGTGTCATAAACGTTGCAGTTAAACTGGCACCATCGGATAACTCTAACCGGGTAAATGATATCCGAGACCCCGAAGTTTTGCACGCTGTCGATTATATTATAAAAGACATAGAAACGATGGATTCTATTACGAGAGTTTCGGCTACTTCTGATATCATCATTCAACAAAATGGTGGAATAATACCGAATGATATTCAAACGGTTAAAAATATCTTTAGGGAATTACCTGAAGATGCTAAACCAAAAGTATTCGGTAATGACTATACGATGATATTAATTTCTGCGAATACGAATGCAGATTCTGGGAGACAAAAAGAACTTGCAAAAGATTTGATGGATAGAGTTGAAGAAGCCCCATTACCTCCTGGAACTGTGGCAGTTGTTACAGGTTCCCCTGCAATTAGCGAAACGATGGATAGATTAATGGACGAAGGAATGATGATTACATCATTATTTGCAATGGTTATCATATTCCTTATATTATTACTATACTTTAAAAGCCCAATAAAATCAACATTACCACTTATACCTGTTATAATAGCGGTAATATGGTCACAGGGTTCTATGGGTATCTTAAACATACCAAGAGATATGGCGAGCTCGTTAGTTTCATCTTTATTGCTTGGTTTAGGTATTGACTACGGTATACACCTTTACCACAGATATAAGGAAGAAATGAAACTTGGAAATTCACTTGAAAAATCAATTGAAACTGCGGTTGTATCCACTGGTAGTGCTGTATTAGTAACTACTGCAACAACTGTGGCAGGTTTTGCAGCTCTTACAATAGCGCCATTGCCAATGATGGCTAACATGGGAATTACGTGTGCATTAGGTATTGCATTCAGCATGATTGTGGTAATTATTTTATTACCTGCATTGATTGTGATAGATGAGAAACACACACCAAAATTATTAAATGGATTAAAATTCTTAAAAAATAAATTCTTAAAAGAAGATTAACTATTGAAAATGAATATTAAATACGAATTAACTATTGAAATATAACCCATAATATAAAATTAAAAATAAATTAAAAATAAATTAAATGTAACTTAAAAATAAATTAGTAAAGTTAGGTGAATTTATGAATAATAAAATTCTTAAATTATCACTTTTGGGTTTAATACTCACGCTAACTGCTATCTCAGGAGTAAGTGCTCTTCAGATAGATGACCCGCAATACAACCCTTCAGTTATAAAACCAGGGGATGACGCGGACATTTGGATTAAATTTACAAACGATGAAGGAAACGACAGGATAGTTAAAAATTTAATCGTAGAGTTGGAAGATGGGTATCCGATAGAGATAAAACAAACTAACCCTACAAAGGGAATTTACACAATATCCAATTTAAATAAAGGCGAATCGGATTTAGCACACTTTAAAATAAATATTGATAAAAACGCTCAAACTAATGACTTTAAAATTAAGGTAAAATATACATATGACATCTATGATGATGTAGACGATAAATATCCAACACACGAATCAAGAGATAGGGAATATTATTTACCAGTTAAAGGAGAGGCAGACTTTGAATTAACTTCAGAAGATGTTCAATTAATTCCTGCTTCAAATATGGAATACCCAATAATAATTAAAAACGTTGGTACTGGAATTGCAAAAGATATTGACGTTTTAGTGGGAAGTTCTGCATACATAAACCCTGTTGGTGGGGTAAAATATAATGTAAAAGTACTAGAGCCGTTTGGAAGTACCGAAGTAGCTTTAAATTTACACGCTGATTCAAAAACTACAGAAGGTTCATACATTGTACCTGTAACTTTAGTTTGGACTGATGAAGACGGTACAAAACATAACGAAACAATTGAATTTGGGGTAATTGTAGAAGGAGATGTTAATTTAGGTATCTCCAATGTAATTACAGAACCTAATGAAATAAAACCTGGAACAAATTACATTAAATTATGCGTAGACATTACAAATAACGGTCACGGTGAAGCTAAAAACATAAATTTAAACTTAAAAACCTCCGAACCATTCAGTGACAGTGGAAGTAATGTAAACTTTAAAAACGTAGGAACTTTAAATAGTGGAGATACAAAAACTGCAATATTTTACGTTGATTTAAATAAACATGCAGATGCTCAAACTTATGACATACCTCTTGAAATTACATACTTAGATGCGT includes:
- a CDS encoding COG1361 S-layer family protein, which encodes MNNKILKLSLLGLILTLTAISGVSALQIDDPQYNPSVIKPGDDADIWIKFTNDEGNDRIVKNLIVELEDGYPIEIKQTNPTKGIYTISNLNKGESDLAHFKINIDKNAQTNDFKIKVKYTYDIYDDVDDKYPTHESRDREYYLPVKGEADFELTSEDVQLIPASNMEYPIIIKNVGTGIAKDIDVLVGSSAYINPVGGVKYNVKVLEPFGSTEVALNLHADSKTTEGSYIVPVTLVWTDEDGTKHNETIEFGVIVEGDVNLGISNVITEPNEIKPGTNYIKLCVDITNNGHGEAKNINLNLKTSEPFSDSGSNVNFKNVGTLNSGDTKTAIFYVDLNKHADAQTYDIPLEITYLDAYNKEHAENENISVLVKTKPELEILGNDFTIYAGRQTEILVTLKNIGTEKAEKVKITAIKNSAQPFDYEEKTDDIGTLEILENGTGRLVIETEANAAVKDYLINLEVRSVGDHELGDEDVYVSQKTLKVHVERPAGSYLLPILVVVVVLAGGVYYLKVYRPKKKSKSEDN
- a CDS encoding sodium:calcium antiporter yields the protein MFENIITDLPSSLMALVILTLVINWGSSKLGDSLHTLGVKLHIPDSVRGATFDAVSSSFPELVTALVAVLVYNQFSDVGLSTVAGSAIFNILIIPMFSIFFYKAAVTSKNSKANINKDDDDDNDGNNNNDTIKVEKKTILRDTLFYILSIGALIFFTLQGQYTAFSGYVLIAIYLAYLVVLYSQFKSHKKEMQQSIQNGEYCDEECELEEDTTYSEIMFWITAGIFIIWFAIDGLVQAAITLSSILSIPVFITSVIIVAACTSIPDTILSVNSAKRGDADGAIANAIGSNIFDICICLGLPMIIAGAVLPVNPSDSLGVLAFVVISMVTTSGLLLKNKITKKDAYLMFFVYLLFIAYIVAKTFNIIQI
- a CDS encoding efflux RND transporter permease subunit — its product is MIKKVLGKIAHISEKRPFMVVAIVMLITIFMSIMAGNVKTETGYESMLPDDNPVIQALDDVRDKFGGSSVINVAVKLAPSDNSNRVNDIRDPEVLHAVDYIIKDIETMDSITRVSATSDIIIQQNGGIIPNDIQTVKNIFRELPEDAKPKVFGNDYTMILISANTNADSGRQKELAKDLMDRVEEAPLPPGTVAVVTGSPAISETMDRLMDEGMMITSLFAMVIIFLILLLYFKSPIKSTLPLIPVIIAVIWSQGSMGILNIPRDMASSLVSSLLLGLGIDYGIHLYHRYKEEMKLGNSLEKSIETAVVSTGSAVLVTTATTVAGFAALTIAPLPMMANMGITCALGIAFSMIVVIILLPALIVIDEKHTPKLLNGLKFLKNKFLKED
- a CDS encoding TetR/AcrR family transcriptional regulator, which gives rise to MNNLKLEKNQNADTREIILQNATELFLNNGYDRTSLNEIAKSSGITKGGIYHYYSSKEKLHDAVIEYIFSKLFNPLLEDIKKEKSFKRIIEIALNLDEEYEEPKTLWDKYKYLKLFIDYLEKTPKSLKEIDTKYNELHRIIEKKFIEAQNSGQIKSEINPVKFTVKLFSIVTGLRHESNRPDIEKYISELKKEFAKELWDSIKIK
- a CDS encoding translation initiation factor IF-5A, coding for MAGTKPSELGALKEGQYVVIDGIACRVVGTAHSKPGKHGGAKVRLTAMGIFEPTKKEHVGPASSRIDVPLIDKRKGQILALVGEDQVQLMDLETYETLELDMPSDVPGIESGVEVEYFEAMGRYKITRVISK